A genomic region of Antennarius striatus isolate MH-2024 chromosome 2, ASM4005453v1, whole genome shotgun sequence contains the following coding sequences:
- the ptpn1 gene encoding tyrosine-protein phosphatase non-receptor type 1 yields MEAEFREIDENGSWNAVYQEIRQQSCELPCHVAKLPENKSRNRYRDVSPFDHSRICLQLGLNDYINASLIAVEEAQRKYILTQGPLPNTCGNFWEMVWEQRSRGVVMLNRVIEKGSIKCAQYWPHRGEKDIFFEDTNFKLTLISEDIKSYYTVRQLELENLSTQETREILHFHYTTWPDFGVPESPASFLNFLFKVRESGCLNADQGPVVVHCSAGIGRSGTFCLVDTCLLLMSLRKDPSSVRMREVLLEMRRYRMGLIQTADQLRFSYLAVIEGANYIKGDTSLQESWKELSNEEDDPPEFTPPPPIPPPREPYVSKEKPSFFPENDELIQQMEIHSLRSSPDSGLRQRNIAASQPPGDADQPGIQDPTFSVPAERQQQQEETEERPKESWSPLLTKMCLCTALALSAYVCYRACFH; encoded by the exons ATGGAAGCCGAATTTCGGGAAATCGATGAAAACGGGAGTTGGAACGCCGTTTATCAG GAGATTCGACAACAGTCGTGTGAACTTCCTTGTCACGTTGCCAAATTGCCTGAAAACAAGAGTCGGAATCGTTACAGAGATGTTAGCCCAT TTGACCATAGCAGAATATGTCTGCAGCTGGGATTGAACGACTACATTAACGCCAGCCTCATTGCGGTAGAAGAGGCGCAGAGGAAATACATTCTAACTCAG GGACCCCTTCCAAACACATGTGGCAACTTCTGGGAGATGGTGTGGGAGCAGAGGAGCCGTGGCGTCGTGATGCTGAACAGAGTCATTGAGAAAGGATCT ATTAAATGTGCCCAGTACTGGCCTCACAGAGGGGAgaaagacattttctttgaaGACACCAACTTCAAACTCACCCTGATCTCAGAAGACATCAAATCTTACTACACAGTCCGTCAGCTGGAGCTGGAAAATCTGTCT ACTCAAGAGACTCGGGAGATTCTACATTTTCACTACACCACCTGGCCCGACTTCGGGGTTCCAGAGTCTCCCGCCTCCTTCCTTAACTTCCTCTTCAAGGTGAGAGAGTCCGGGTGTCTGAATGCGGATCAGGGACCGGTGGTGGTGCACTGCAGCGCAGGCATCGGACGCTCCGGAACGTTTTGTCTGGTGGACACCTGCCTCTTACTG ATGTCCCTCCGTAAAGACCCGTCTTCAGTGCGGATGCGTGAGGTGCTGCTGGAGATGCGGCGCTATCGAATGGGTTTGATCCAGACGGCTGATCAGCTGCGCTTCTCCTACCTTGCCGTCATTGAGGGTGCCAACTACATCAAGGGAGACACATCGCTGCAG GAGTCATGGAAAGAGCTCTCAAACGAGGAGGATGATCCTCCTGAgtttactcctcctcctcccattccTCCTCCCAGAGAACCGTACGTTAGTAAAGAAAAGCCGTCTTTTTTCCCGGAAAACGATGAGCTCATCCAACAGATGGAGATCCACAGTCTGAG ATCTTCTCCTGACTCCGGGCTGAGACAAAGAAACATCGCCGCCTCCCAGCCTCCAGGTGATGCTGATCAGCCGGGAATTCAGGATCCGACTTTTAGCGTTCCGGCTGagcgccagcagcagcaggaggagactGAGGAGCGGCCGAAAGAAAGCTGGTCCCCTCTACTGACCAAAATGTGCCTTTGCACGGCGCTGGCCCTCAGCGCTTACGTCTGCTATCGAGCCTGTTTCCACTGA
- the cebpb gene encoding CCAAT/enhancer-binding protein beta: protein MEVAGFYDESSLAIHSRDSIISPVGSHWRLADSMTELGIEERERAIDFSVYLDQALHCPQQQQHQQGDVFSDFLAENKLKRVTALQNYKNYSLLNELETSQCDNLREHREPYALGGYGELQETRVDSVISPDLTGSRYRAAAAAAERGDSREDAKMENGSSGFDMRSYLHYQSTSGSLGNISTASSTCSSPPGTPAPSGKNGSPPHGSKMSSGKAKKRLDKDSDEYRVRRERNNLAVRKSRDKAKMRNLETQHKVLELAAENDRLQKRVEQLSRELATLRNLLSATGQC from the coding sequence ATGGAAGTGGCCGGCTTCTACGACGAGAGCAGCCTTGCTATCCACAGTAGAGACAGCATCATCAGCCCCGTGGGCTCACACTGGAGGCTCGCCGACTCGATGACGGAGTTGGGCATCGAAGAGCGGGAGAGAGCGATCGACTTCAGCGTTTACCTGGACCAGGCTTTGCACTgtccgcagcagcagcagcaccagcagggGGACGTGTTCTCAGATTTCCTGGCGGAGAACAAGCTGAAAAGAGTCACGGCTCTGCAGAACTACAAGAACTACTCTCTGCTGAACGAGCTGGAGACGAGTCAGTGCGACAACTTGAGGGAGCACCGGGAGCCCTACGCGCTGGGGGGCTACGGGGAGCTGCAGGAGACGCGCGTTGACAGCGTCATCAGCCCCGATCTGACCGGGAGCCGCTACCGggctgctgccgccgccgccgagaGGGGAGATAGCAGGGAAGACGCGAAGATGGAGAACGGGTCGTCTGGTTTTGACATGAGGTCCTATCTTCATTACCAATCCACCAGCGGCAGTCTGGGAAACATCTCCACCGCGTCCTCGACTTGTTCCAGCCCGCCCGGCACACCTGCCCCGTCAGGTAAAAACGGGTCACCGCCGCACGGGAGCAAAATGTCCAGCGGGAAGGCGAAGAAGCGCCTGGATAAGGACAGTGACGAGTACAGGGTGAGACGGGAGAGGAACAACCTCGCCGTGAGGAAGAGCAGGGACAAAGCAAAAATGCGCAACTTGGAGACTCAACATAAAGTGCTGGAACTGGCTGCAGAGAACGATCGTTTACAAAAGCGCGTAGAGCAGCTGTCCAGAGAGCTGGCCACCCTGCGTAATCTGCTCTCTGCCACCGGACAgtgttaa
- the peds1 gene encoding plasmanylethanolamine desaturase 1, translated as MARIVNDNDCLAETENPEPQGPGRGPLRWGPQHAGARELAGLYSPGKRCQEWICVVLCFSLLAFNFIHLLANFHLGHSWSILLSIVAGIITADFASGLVHWGADTWGSVDLPIFGKAFIRPFREHHIDPTAITRHDFIETNGDNCMLTIIPLAIMAFNFLTLSPAEIYRLYPWFGYLFALGVFVTLTNQIHKWSHTYFGLPRWVVFLQDCHIILPRKHHRIHHVSPHETYFCITTGWLNYPLEKFGFWKNLEDLIQGVTGEKPRSDDLKWAQKVK; from the exons ATGGCGAGAATCGTTAACGACAACGACTGTCTCGCTGAAACAGAGAACCCGGAGCCGCAGGGACCGGGTCGGGGGCCTCTCAGATGGGGTCCGCAACACGCAGGTGCCCGAGAACTGGCCGGTTTATACTCACCAG gCAAAAGGTGTCAGGAATGGATATGTGTCGtcctctgcttctctctcttgGCCTTCAATTTTATTCACCTACTTGCCAATTTCCATCTGGGCCATTCGTGGTCCATCCTGTTGAGCATCG TGGCAGGGATAATAACTGCAGACTTTGCATCAGGACTTGTCCACTGGGGGGCTGATACCTGGGGATCAGTGGACCTACCCATTTTTGGAAAG GCCTTTATACGACCGTTTAGAGAGCATCACATCGACCCAACGGCCATCACCCGTCACGATTTCATTGAGACCAATGGTGACAACTGCATGCTGACCATAATCCCTCTCGCAATCATGGCCTTCAACTTCCTCACCCTCTCACCTG CGGAGATCTACCGTCTCTACCCCTGGTTTGGCTACTTGTTTGCATTGGGTGTCTTTGTGACCCTCACCAACCAGATTCACAAGTGGTCACACACGTACTTCGGCCTTCCTCGCTGGGTGGTGTTCCTCCAGGACTGCCACATCATCCTGCCCCGCAAGCACCACCGCATCCATCACGTCTCCCCCCACGAGACCTACTTTTGCATCACGACAG GTTGGCTGAACTACCCTCTGGAGAAGTTTGGTTTCTGGAAGAACCTGGAGGATCTTATCCAGGGAGTGACAGGAGAGAAGCCCAGATCAGATGATCTGAAGTGGGCTCAGAAAGTCAAGTAA